A single genomic interval of Tsukamurella paurometabola harbors:
- a CDS encoding TetR/AcrR family transcriptional regulator, giving the protein MTEANGGAGGGAETAGKRGRPRVNDPRRPGATAVDEILDAAAELFTQRGYAATSTRQIAEAVGMRQASLYHYFPTKGEILTALLEATVQAPLALARSVVSADGSPLDRLLTLARSDAGQLLAARYNLGALYHLPELAAEEFSEFRADRSELASHYRSLATAVVGDDSDPRTFLPFRLVESVIGLRSDGAVGAGSGAGDGASVDGGDVVDVICRAIQQVLA; this is encoded by the coding sequence GTGACGGAGGCGAACGGCGGCGCTGGAGGCGGCGCGGAAACCGCAGGTAAGCGGGGGCGCCCGCGGGTCAACGATCCGCGGCGGCCCGGCGCTACGGCGGTGGACGAGATCCTCGACGCCGCGGCGGAGCTGTTCACCCAGCGCGGGTACGCGGCCACCTCGACGCGGCAGATCGCCGAGGCCGTGGGCATGCGTCAGGCCTCGCTGTACCACTACTTCCCCACCAAGGGCGAGATCCTGACCGCGCTGCTGGAGGCGACGGTGCAGGCGCCGCTCGCGCTCGCGCGCTCCGTGGTTTCCGCCGACGGTTCGCCTCTGGACCGCCTACTGACGTTGGCCCGGTCCGACGCCGGGCAGCTGCTGGCGGCGCGCTACAACCTGGGCGCGCTGTATCACCTGCCCGAGCTGGCGGCCGAGGAGTTCAGCGAGTTCCGCGCCGACCGGTCGGAGCTGGCGTCGCACTATCGCTCGCTGGCCACTGCCGTTGTGGGCGATGACAGCGACCCGCGCACCTTCCTGCCGTTCCGACTCGTGGAGTCCGTGATCGGCCTGCGGTCCGACGGTGCCGTCGGCGCCGGCTCCGGCGCTGGGGACGGAGCGAGCGTTGACGGTGGCGACGTGGTGGACGTGATCTGTCGGGCGATTCAGCAGGTGCTGGCGTAG
- a CDS encoding ParA family protein, whose amino-acid sequence MGKTTLIFNIGIALARAGRSILFVDADPQANLTSLALPAERYQTVLDEKRDIYHALLPVIKTTGDIADVTPELIRDNVWILPGHIRLSEFEGILPESWTSSLAGRYNGFQQTTAIQRLILSTVEKIGCDFVLIDVGPSVGALNRVILLGSDGFVVPLAPDLFSITALPSVGKSLTDWVSEWRIAREQADRTGISSDFVGSMLPGCPIPIGYISQQFASYRSAPTAAFKEWYHRIPATYDAEIPEKLSSLGIATPKPPGQLGTIRNLSSLVPRAQESNSAIFELSGAEARGAQYIRARDTFEDFSHLASAIESRLEEALNVE is encoded by the coding sequence GTGGGTAAGACCACTCTCATTTTTAATATCGGAATCGCCCTTGCTCGCGCCGGGCGCTCCATACTATTTGTGGACGCTGACCCGCAAGCTAATCTGACGAGTCTGGCATTGCCCGCGGAAAGATACCAGACCGTACTCGACGAAAAGCGCGATATTTATCACGCTCTCCTACCTGTGATCAAGACGACCGGCGACATCGCCGACGTTACCCCGGAACTTATTCGCGACAATGTGTGGATTCTCCCTGGGCATATTCGCCTAAGTGAGTTCGAAGGGATTCTACCCGAGAGCTGGACTAGCAGCCTAGCAGGAAGATACAATGGATTCCAGCAGACGACTGCAATTCAAAGATTGATACTTTCTACTGTCGAGAAGATTGGGTGCGACTTCGTTTTGATTGATGTCGGCCCAAGCGTAGGAGCGCTCAACCGTGTAATCCTTCTAGGGTCAGACGGGTTTGTTGTCCCCTTGGCTCCTGATCTGTTCTCAATTACGGCACTGCCGAGTGTGGGAAAGAGTCTGACTGACTGGGTATCGGAGTGGAGAATTGCACGCGAGCAAGCCGATAGGACGGGTATTTCGTCGGACTTCGTGGGCAGCATGTTGCCGGGATGCCCAATCCCGATAGGCTATATTAGCCAGCAGTTTGCGAGCTACCGAAGCGCACCTACAGCAGCATTTAAGGAGTGGTATCACCGCATTCCCGCAACATATGACGCGGAGATACCCGAAAAACTCTCCTCGTTGGGGATCGCCACCCCAAAACCTCCAGGGCAGTTGGGAACGATTCGGAACCTTTCCAGTCTCGTTCCGCGAGCGCAGGAGTCGAATTCTGCTATTTTTGAATTGTCCGGAGCGGAAGCACGCGGCGCTCAATATATCAGGGCACGTGACACTTTCGAGGACTTCTCGCACCTTGCGTCTGCGATTGAATCCCGCCTGGAGGAGGCGTTAAATGTCGAATGA
- a CDS encoding HNH endonuclease, whose product MSSESLDLQLRAEIMEFLRHASNDQEHPIAKSSLLYDFKFNGAPFKIIDHQGGIRKPTGFTRAISLTTYESNEKFGYADGIGPDGFIRYSWQGESFDDYRNKAVRQLIGTDLGVPWFIKVSDREFQPVFPLRVVGEEPENKQFVLAFEDIAPIFQSGSPIETALRAYVTRQTISRVHQRFFRSQVLSAYNDHCAICKLHHRKLLDAAHIIPDSGGGEPSVVNGLSLCKIHHQAFDENMLGITPDYLVKIRKDILDEDDGPMLEHGLKRLHNGKLMYLPSSNKLRPSRDLLSSRYNEFLSA is encoded by the coding sequence ATGTCTTCAGAGAGTCTCGATCTCCAGCTCCGCGCCGAGATTATGGAATTTCTGCGACACGCAAGTAACGACCAAGAACACCCGATCGCAAAGTCTAGCCTACTATACGACTTCAAATTCAACGGCGCCCCGTTCAAGATAATCGACCACCAGGGCGGGATACGAAAACCCACTGGATTCACCCGCGCAATCTCACTCACCACCTATGAGTCGAACGAGAAATTTGGATACGCTGACGGAATCGGACCAGATGGGTTCATCCGATACAGCTGGCAAGGGGAATCATTCGACGACTATCGCAACAAGGCAGTACGGCAACTTATTGGCACAGACCTGGGCGTTCCGTGGTTCATAAAGGTATCGGACCGCGAATTTCAGCCAGTCTTTCCTTTGCGCGTCGTTGGCGAAGAACCCGAGAATAAGCAATTCGTCTTGGCATTCGAGGACATTGCTCCAATCTTCCAGTCGGGCTCACCGATCGAGACCGCACTCCGTGCCTACGTAACCCGCCAAACAATATCTCGAGTCCACCAAAGATTTTTTCGATCGCAGGTGCTCTCCGCATACAACGACCATTGCGCGATATGTAAACTGCACCATCGGAAGCTACTAGATGCGGCTCACATTATTCCAGATAGCGGCGGTGGCGAACCATCGGTCGTAAACGGACTAAGCTTGTGCAAAATCCACCACCAGGCGTTCGATGAAAACATGCTGGGAATCACCCCGGATTATCTGGTAAAAATCCGAAAAGATATCCTCGATGAGGACGATGGGCCGATGCTTGAACACGGACTAAAGCGCCTCCATAACGGGAAGCTAATGTACCTCCCCAGCTCGAATAAGCTCCGTCCATCTAGAGATCTCCTCTCATCTCGATACAATGAATTCCTGAGCGCATGA
- a CDS encoding (deoxy)nucleoside triphosphate pyrophosphohydrolase, whose amino-acid sequence MITRPDEFRQIDRKLPTLVVAAIIVDDLAHPTRVLAAQRMRPDTLAGLWEFPGGKVEPNESPRRALAREIFEELGTIIEVGDQLPHPSGAWPISSKFEMFLYFSAIVDGEPTAGDSHSELRWVTEETIASIHWLPADADAIEKIRARLQ is encoded by the coding sequence ATGATCACGCGACCAGACGAGTTTCGCCAGATCGATCGCAAACTTCCAACGCTCGTCGTCGCCGCAATCATCGTCGACGACTTGGCGCATCCTACGCGCGTTCTAGCTGCGCAGCGAATGCGTCCCGATACACTAGCAGGGCTCTGGGAGTTTCCCGGCGGAAAGGTCGAGCCAAACGAGTCGCCGAGGAGGGCGCTAGCACGCGAGATCTTTGAAGAACTGGGAACGATAATCGAAGTTGGCGACCAGTTGCCCCATCCCTCCGGCGCATGGCCGATATCTTCAAAGTTCGAAATGTTTCTGTACTTCTCCGCAATAGTTGATGGCGAACCAACTGCCGGGGACTCGCACTCTGAATTACGTTGGGTTACCGAAGAAACAATAGCATCTATTCATTGGCTACCGGCAGATGCGGACGCTATCGAAAAGATTCGCGCTAGACTTCAGTGA
- a CDS encoding PIN domain-containing protein translates to MSNDIVLLDTNVIAEAGNLDSLSFRAARKIARSSGIEIGITSITFEESVNLVCANAREWIDQLARSSRRLGALIDLTTFIPGISEIEAIWEQRLRENFRVYGVDGRDAIEALRREARRVAPAKEKGVGARDCAIWLTALRLAREGCKVYLVTHNSQDFGSEGEFKPELQAEIVADQLAIEYASSIRDLLAKLTNPSEVVIAAESIDAASIMNGAFMSRVRIDDTFSSLEISTAEVSLEDAEVSFSNLTVDGVYKLDVLVVVVLKADYLVDMGEEGLSPISGNVECFAEYDLQFEGFRPVDPADMKIISSSISATSLKITEV, encoded by the coding sequence ATGTCGAATGACATCGTGCTTCTCGACACTAACGTAATCGCAGAAGCGGGAAATCTAGATTCTTTGAGCTTTCGCGCCGCGCGAAAGATCGCTCGGTCATCTGGCATTGAGATAGGTATCACGAGCATTACCTTCGAAGAGAGCGTCAACCTGGTGTGCGCGAACGCGCGAGAATGGATTGATCAACTGGCGAGGTCGAGTCGCAGGCTCGGCGCGTTGATCGACCTAACAACATTCATTCCAGGGATATCTGAGATTGAAGCCATTTGGGAACAGCGACTTCGTGAGAACTTCCGTGTTTATGGTGTTGACGGGCGCGATGCCATCGAGGCGCTTCGGCGCGAGGCGCGCCGTGTGGCTCCAGCGAAGGAAAAAGGAGTAGGGGCACGCGACTGCGCAATTTGGCTAACAGCACTCAGGCTCGCGCGCGAAGGTTGCAAAGTTTATCTTGTCACTCACAACTCTCAGGATTTCGGCTCTGAAGGCGAGTTCAAACCAGAATTGCAGGCAGAGATAGTAGCTGATCAGCTGGCGATCGAGTACGCCAGCTCCATAAGGGACCTTCTTGCGAAATTGACGAATCCTTCAGAGGTTGTAATCGCGGCGGAAAGCATTGATGCAGCAAGTATCATGAATGGCGCTTTCATGTCGAGGGTTCGAATCGATGACACGTTCTCGTCGCTCGAGATCTCTACCGCTGAGGTGAGCTTGGAGGACGCTGAAGTGTCGTTCTCCAATTTGACTGTCGACGGGGTCTATAAACTAGATGTTCTTGTTGTCGTCGTTCTCAAGGCGGATTACTTGGTTGACATGGGAGAGGAGGGACTGAGTCCAATATCGGGCAATGTCGAGTGCTTCGCGGAGTATGATCTTCAGTTTGAGGGGTTTCGGCCCGTTGACCCTGCAGATATGAAGATTATTAGCAGTTCAATCTCGGCTACTTCTCTCAAAATCACTGAAGTCTAG
- a CDS encoding DUF3558 domain-containing protein produces the protein MAITSARPLPFVPKYKERTNERNNGTTFEPCTAYSDEEMRALGADPATLEDVMISDSPNYRGCQWQSPDRTGYFSQELGNEVSLETYKAKQSHRPWQRDRTIKGRNVIVTTERDSGCFASFMSQGAIIHSVYYADGKGAQPSPGLVTECNKAIEWATLAISKAP, from the coding sequence GTGGCCATTACGAGCGCGCGCCCACTGCCGTTCGTGCCGAAGTACAAGGAACGTACGAACGAACGCAACAATGGGACGACCTTCGAGCCGTGTACGGCGTACTCGGACGAGGAGATGCGCGCACTGGGGGCGGATCCCGCGACTTTGGAAGATGTCATGATTTCAGACTCTCCAAACTATCGCGGGTGTCAGTGGCAGTCACCGGACCGGACGGGGTACTTCAGTCAGGAACTTGGCAACGAGGTCTCACTTGAGACATATAAAGCGAAGCAGAGTCATCGCCCGTGGCAGCGAGATCGAACTATCAAAGGGCGGAATGTGATTGTGACGACTGAACGAGACAGCGGATGCTTCGCCTCGTTTATGTCGCAGGGCGCGATCATTCACTCGGTGTACTACGCAGATGGCAAGGGTGCACAGCCGTCGCCAGGGCTTGTGACCGAATGCAACAAGGCGATCGAGTGGGCGACGTTGGCGATCTCCAAGGCGCCGTAG
- the gndA gene encoding NADP-dependent phosphogluconate dehydrogenase, whose protein sequence is MSSNDAKANIGVVGMAVMGSNLARNLASREGNTVAIYNRSPEKTREVAKNHPEANFVASDTIDEFVASLAKPRTAIIMVQAGAGTDAVIEQLKERFEPGDIIVDGGNANFHDTIAREAKIAPTGIHFVGAGISGGEEGALKGPSIMPGGTAESYETLGPILASIAAVAEGEACVTHVGTDGAGHFVKMIHNGIEYADMELIGEAYDLLRNVAGYTPAQISDLFATWNQGPLNSYLIEITIDILKHVDAETGKPFVDIVTDQAGSKGTGVWTVQTALDLGVPVGGVAEAVFGRAVSSKRAQRDAVRALGIERPTAPRVDDSFVDDVAKALYASKIVAYAQGFDAIIAGAEKYGWNIDKGAVAKIWRGGCIIRAQFLNVLADAYAENPNLNTLLEAPYFAQAIRDGEEAWRRVVITATQAAVPVPGFATALSYFDSLNVDRLPAALVQGQRDFFGAHTYKRVDKPGTFHTLWSGDRSEVQTD, encoded by the coding sequence ATGAGCAGCAACGACGCCAAGGCGAACATCGGAGTGGTGGGGATGGCGGTGATGGGCTCGAACCTGGCCCGCAACCTGGCGTCCCGGGAGGGCAACACCGTCGCGATCTACAACCGCTCGCCGGAGAAGACCCGCGAGGTCGCCAAGAACCACCCCGAGGCGAACTTCGTTGCCAGCGACACCATCGACGAGTTCGTCGCCAGCCTCGCGAAGCCGCGCACCGCGATCATCATGGTGCAGGCCGGCGCGGGCACGGACGCGGTGATCGAGCAGCTCAAGGAGCGGTTCGAGCCGGGCGACATCATCGTCGACGGTGGCAACGCCAACTTCCACGACACCATCGCCCGCGAGGCGAAGATCGCCCCGACGGGCATCCACTTCGTCGGCGCCGGCATCTCCGGCGGCGAGGAGGGCGCGCTCAAGGGCCCGTCGATCATGCCCGGCGGCACCGCCGAGTCGTACGAGACCCTGGGCCCGATTCTCGCGTCGATCGCCGCGGTCGCCGAGGGGGAGGCGTGCGTGACCCACGTGGGCACCGACGGCGCCGGCCACTTCGTCAAGATGATCCACAACGGCATCGAGTACGCCGATATGGAGCTCATCGGCGAGGCCTACGACCTGCTGCGCAACGTCGCAGGCTACACGCCCGCCCAGATCTCGGACCTGTTCGCCACCTGGAACCAGGGGCCGCTCAACAGCTACCTCATCGAGATCACGATCGACATCCTCAAGCACGTCGACGCCGAGACGGGCAAGCCCTTCGTCGACATCGTCACCGACCAGGCCGGCAGCAAGGGCACCGGCGTCTGGACCGTGCAGACCGCCCTCGACCTGGGCGTGCCGGTCGGCGGCGTCGCAGAGGCCGTCTTCGGCCGCGCCGTCTCGTCCAAGCGGGCGCAGCGCGACGCGGTCCGGGCGCTCGGCATCGAGCGCCCCACAGCCCCGCGGGTCGACGATTCCTTCGTCGACGACGTCGCGAAGGCCCTCTACGCCTCCAAGATCGTCGCTTACGCCCAGGGCTTCGACGCGATCATCGCCGGCGCGGAGAAGTACGGCTGGAACATCGACAAGGGCGCGGTCGCCAAGATCTGGCGCGGCGGCTGCATCATCCGCGCTCAGTTCCTCAACGTCCTCGCCGACGCCTACGCCGAGAACCCCAACCTCAACACGCTGCTCGAGGCCCCGTACTTCGCGCAGGCCATCCGCGACGGCGAGGAGGCGTGGCGCCGCGTCGTCATCACCGCCACCCAGGCCGCCGTCCCGGTGCCGGGCTTCGCGACGGCGCTGAGCTACTTCGACTCGCTCAACGTCGACCGCCTGCCCGCCGCGCTCGTCCAGGGCCAGCGCGACTTCTTCGGTGCGCACACCTACAAGCGCGTCGACAAGCCGGGCACCTTCCACACCCTGTGGTCCGGCGACCGCAGCGAGGTCCAGACGGACTGA
- the smc gene encoding chromosome segregation protein SMC produces the protein MYLKSLTLKGFKSFASATTLRLEPGITCVVGPNGSGKSNILDALRWVMGEQGAKGLRGGKMEDVIFAGTSGRAPLGRAEVTLTIDNSDGALPIDYSEVSITRRMFRDGAGEYEINGTKCRLMDVQELLSDSGIGREMHVIVGQGQLAAILESKPEERRAFIEEAAGVLKHRRRKEKAVRKLDSMQANLARLTDLTTELRRQLKPLGRQAEVARRAQTIQADLRDARLRLAADDLVRRREELANQSGNEAAVREEQNLVAAQLDEANALVADHSEAVAALDPAVKAAGEGWFSLSALAERVSSTERIASERARLLSEPVQHAPGRDPDELEAEAERVAEEEAELMEALEEAAMILEEATEELASREEAARDAEKAHMAAVAAIADRREGLARLAGQVETLRTRAESVEAESGRLTAAIAEAVERAETAEAEFEQVQGQIAELDASEASLDEHHERSVAAYNAASARVEELRAAEREAEQKVASLVARIEALTMNLDRGDGAAWVVENVDGVTAAVASRLSIRGGYEKAVAAALGPVAEAVAAGSRNLAVSAIDKLREADGGRASVVVEGVAPGTLPSGPLPDGAVWAVDCVEAPSSLEGAVTAALAGFVLVGSVDEAVAVVAERPELRAVTSDGDVISHGVLTGGSAARQSTLEVQKSIDAAEATLAETRRSVESLSAALAGANEDLAARREVTESALAALHESDAQLGAIYEQLARLGQAARSARDEAERLVAQRARIEASRDETRAALVEHEERLRLAEELPEDSVSVGTDERDAAAAALAAARSVEMEARLARRTAEERAAGVRGKAEGLRRAAAAERAARERAEAAAAARLSAAAVAASVAEGAALVSSRLGRAVTRAAAHRDALEASRAQRAGALDVARQESAALTARLAQLTDAVHRDEVARAQAALRIEQLEEQVVASFAMSPDDLVAEYGPDVLLPPSALELEEYEAARERGENVVKPQGLPFDRAVQERRLKLAEKDLATLGRVNPLALEEFAALEERYNFLSTQLEDVKSAREDLLSVVEEVDAKILQVFTEAWVDVEREFVEVFKTLFPGGEGRLILTEPGDMLTTGIDVEARPPGKKVKRLSLLSGGEKSLTAVAMLVAIFRARPSPFYVMDEVEAALDDTNLRRLISLFEQLRDKSQLIVITHQKPTMEVADALYGVSMRGDGITQVISQRIRGQELGALPV, from the coding sequence GTGTATCTCAAGTCGCTGACACTGAAGGGCTTCAAGTCCTTCGCTTCGGCGACGACTCTGCGCCTGGAACCGGGCATCACCTGCGTCGTCGGGCCCAACGGCTCGGGTAAGTCGAACATCCTCGACGCCCTCCGCTGGGTGATGGGGGAGCAGGGCGCCAAGGGCCTGCGCGGCGGCAAGATGGAGGACGTCATCTTCGCCGGCACGTCCGGCCGCGCGCCCTTGGGCCGCGCCGAGGTCACGCTCACCATCGACAACTCCGACGGTGCGCTGCCCATCGACTACTCCGAGGTCTCCATCACGCGGCGCATGTTCCGCGACGGCGCCGGCGAGTACGAGATCAACGGCACCAAGTGCCGCCTCATGGACGTGCAGGAGCTGCTCTCCGACAGCGGCATCGGCCGCGAGATGCACGTCATCGTCGGCCAGGGGCAGCTCGCGGCGATCCTCGAGTCGAAGCCCGAGGAACGTCGGGCCTTCATCGAGGAGGCGGCAGGCGTGCTCAAGCACCGACGCCGCAAGGAGAAGGCGGTCCGCAAGCTCGACTCGATGCAGGCCAACCTCGCCCGGCTCACCGACCTCACGACGGAGCTGCGCCGGCAGCTCAAGCCGCTGGGGCGGCAGGCCGAGGTCGCCCGTCGGGCGCAGACCATCCAGGCCGACCTCCGCGACGCGCGCCTGCGCCTCGCCGCCGATGACCTGGTGCGCCGCCGCGAGGAGCTCGCGAACCAGAGCGGAAACGAGGCCGCGGTGCGGGAGGAGCAGAATCTCGTCGCGGCGCAGTTGGACGAGGCGAACGCGCTGGTCGCGGACCATTCCGAGGCCGTGGCCGCGCTGGATCCGGCGGTGAAGGCCGCGGGCGAGGGCTGGTTCTCGCTGTCCGCGCTCGCCGAGCGCGTCTCGTCGACGGAGCGCATCGCGTCCGAGCGCGCCCGCCTGCTGTCCGAGCCCGTCCAGCACGCCCCGGGCCGTGACCCCGATGAGCTGGAGGCCGAGGCCGAGCGCGTCGCCGAGGAGGAGGCCGAGCTCATGGAGGCCCTCGAGGAGGCCGCGATGATCCTCGAGGAGGCGACGGAGGAGCTCGCGTCGCGTGAGGAGGCGGCCCGGGACGCCGAGAAGGCGCACATGGCCGCGGTCGCGGCCATCGCGGACCGTCGGGAAGGGCTCGCACGCCTGGCCGGTCAGGTCGAGACCCTGCGCACCCGCGCGGAATCCGTCGAGGCGGAGTCCGGGCGGCTCACCGCCGCGATCGCCGAGGCGGTGGAGCGCGCCGAGACCGCCGAAGCCGAGTTCGAGCAGGTCCAGGGGCAGATCGCCGAACTCGACGCCTCCGAGGCCTCGCTCGATGAGCACCACGAACGCAGCGTCGCGGCCTACAACGCCGCGAGTGCGCGGGTGGAGGAGCTGCGCGCCGCGGAGCGGGAGGCCGAGCAGAAGGTCGCCTCGCTCGTCGCGCGCATCGAAGCGCTGACGATGAACCTGGACCGGGGCGACGGTGCCGCGTGGGTAGTGGAGAACGTCGACGGTGTGACGGCCGCGGTGGCGTCCCGGCTGTCCATCCGCGGCGGCTACGAGAAGGCCGTCGCCGCTGCGCTGGGGCCGGTGGCGGAGGCCGTGGCGGCGGGGTCTCGGAATCTGGCCGTTTCGGCCATCGACAAGCTGCGGGAGGCGGATGGCGGGCGGGCGTCCGTCGTCGTCGAGGGCGTCGCGCCAGGGACTTTGCCGTCGGGTCCCCTGCCCGACGGTGCCGTCTGGGCCGTCGACTGCGTGGAGGCACCGTCCTCGTTGGAGGGTGCGGTGACTGCGGCCCTGGCCGGGTTCGTGCTGGTCGGGTCTGTGGACGAGGCCGTGGCCGTGGTCGCCGAGCGTCCCGAGCTGCGAGCCGTCACATCCGACGGTGACGTCATCTCGCACGGGGTGCTCACCGGTGGCTCCGCGGCGCGGCAGTCGACGCTGGAGGTGCAGAAGTCGATCGACGCCGCCGAGGCGACCCTGGCGGAGACCCGGCGGTCGGTGGAGTCGCTGTCCGCGGCGCTGGCCGGAGCGAATGAGGATTTGGCGGCGCGGCGCGAGGTGACGGAGTCGGCGCTGGCGGCGCTGCACGAGTCGGATGCGCAGCTCGGCGCGATCTACGAGCAGTTGGCCCGGCTGGGGCAGGCGGCGCGGAGCGCGCGCGACGAGGCGGAGCGGCTGGTGGCGCAGCGTGCGCGGATCGAGGCGTCGCGGGACGAGACGCGGGCCGCGCTGGTGGAGCACGAGGAGCGCCTGCGGCTCGCGGAGGAGTTGCCCGAGGATTCGGTGTCGGTGGGCACGGATGAGCGGGACGCTGCGGCGGCCGCCCTGGCTGCGGCGCGTTCGGTGGAGATGGAGGCGCGCCTGGCGCGGCGGACCGCCGAGGAGCGTGCGGCCGGCGTGCGGGGCAAGGCCGAGGGGCTTCGACGGGCCGCTGCTGCCGAGCGTGCGGCGCGGGAGCGGGCGGAGGCGGCGGCTGCTGCGCGCCTGTCGGCCGCTGCTGTGGCGGCGTCAGTGGCGGAGGGCGCTGCGCTGGTGTCCTCGCGGCTGGGGCGCGCGGTGACGCGTGCTGCTGCGCATCGTGATGCGCTGGAGGCATCACGGGCGCAGCGCGCCGGCGCGCTGGATGTCGCGCGGCAGGAGAGCGCGGCGCTGACGGCGCGGTTGGCCCAGCTGACGGATGCGGTGCACCGAGACGAGGTGGCGCGGGCGCAGGCGGCGCTACGGATCGAGCAGCTTGAGGAGCAGGTGGTGGCGTCGTTCGCGATGTCGCCGGACGATCTGGTGGCCGAGTACGGGCCGGATGTCTTATTGCCCCCGTCTGCGCTGGAGTTGGAGGAGTACGAGGCGGCGCGGGAGCGTGGCGAGAATGTGGTGAAGCCGCAGGGCCTGCCGTTCGACCGGGCGGTGCAGGAACGGCGTTTGAAGCTCGCGGAGAAGGACCTTGCGACGCTGGGGCGGGTGAACCCGCTGGCGCTGGAGGAGTTCGCGGCGCTGGAGGAGCGCTACAACTTCCTCTCCACGCAGCTCGAGGACGTGAAGTCGGCCCGCGAGGATCTGCTGAGCGTGGTCGAGGAGGTGGACGCCAAGATCCTGCAGGTGTTCACCGAGGCCTGGGTCGACGTCGAGCGCGAGTTCGTTGAGGTGTTCAAGACATTGTTCCCCGGCGGCGAGGGGCGCCTGATCCTGACGGAGCCGGGGGACATGCTGACGACGGGCATCGATGTCGAGGCCCGGCCGCCGGGCAAGAAGGTCAAGCGGCTCTCGCTGCTGTCCGGCGGCGAGAAGTCCTTGACCGCCGTCGCGATGCTGGTCGCGATCTTCCGCGCCCGGCCCTCACCCTTCTACGTGATGGACGAGGTCGAGGCCGCGCTGGACGACACCAACCTGCGGCGGCTGATCTCACTGTTCGAGCAGCTGCGCGACAAGAGCCAGCTTATCGTGATCACGCACCAGAAGCCGACGATGGAAGTCGCCGACGCGCTCTACGGCGTGTCGATGCGGGGGGACGGCATCACCCAGGTCATCTCCCAGCGGATCCGTGGACAGGAGCTCGGCGCTCTGCCCGTATAG